Proteins encoded by one window of uncultured Methanobrevibacter sp.:
- a CDS encoding CBS domain-containing protein, with amino-acid sequence MLNKKVKEMMTTDVITTNSNVDVVNAFEELMEHKISAMPVVDDDELVGIITATDLGHNLILDKYELGTDVKDIMVKNVVTVSPESTIGEAIEIMKSNAPDSNILNQLPVVDDGRLVGIISDGDIIKTIF; translated from the coding sequence ATGTTAAATAAAAAAGTTAAAGAAATGATGACAACTGATGTGATTACTACAAATTCTAATGTGGATGTAGTAAATGCATTTGAAGAACTTATGGAACATAAAATAAGTGCTATGCCAGTTGTTGATGATGATGAATTAGTAGGTATTATTACCGCAACTGATTTAGGACATAATTTAATATTAGATAAATATGAATTAGGAACTGATGTTAAAGATATTATGGTTAAAAATGTTGTAACTGTTTCACCTGAAAGTACTATTGGTGAAGCTATTGAAATCATGAAATCTAATGCGCCAGATTCAAATATTTTAAATCAATTACCTGTTGTTGATGATGGTAGATTAGTAGGTATTATTTCAGACGGAGATATAATTAAAACTATATTTTAA
- a CDS encoding DUF2096 family protein → MSLPSEQNWLIVFNLLTDLTKKGYDIPKGISPELGLIRSSISSYKKDPSHPDLINSLAKAEMSLNNIQETLLELALEEGEEYVDKWLGLFKDAMHGKEIFEFPKSRSTFIVNTPPGLTTGRITLKKALAEERVQEIAEWNGLIIEFEDDVTVDIHGDKDDLKTGLQEMGSFFLE, encoded by the coding sequence ATGAGCTTACCTTCTGAACAGAATTGGTTAATTGTTTTTAATTTATTAACTGATTTAACTAAAAAAGGGTATGATATTCCTAAAGGAATTAGTCCTGAATTAGGTTTAATCAGGTCTTCAATAAGTTCATATAAAAAAGATCCATCTCATCCAGATTTAATTAATAGTTTAGCTAAAGCTGAAATGTCTTTAAATAATATTCAAGAAACTCTTTTAGAATTGGCTTTAGAAGAAGGGGAAGAATATGTTGACAAATGGTTAGGATTATTTAAAGATGCAATGCATGGCAAAGAAATCTTTGAGTTTCCAAAATCTCGTTCAACATTTATTGTTAATACTCCACCAGGTTTAACAACTGGGAGAATAACTTTAAAAAAAGCGTTGGCTGAAGAGAGAGTTCAAGAAATAGCTGAATGGAATGGTCTTATAATTGAATTTGAAGATGATGTCACAGTTGACATTCATGGAGATAAAGATGATTTAAAAACAGGTTTACAAGAAATGGGGTCATTCTTTTTAGAGTAA
- the hdrB gene encoding CoB--CoM heterodisulfide reductase subunit B gives MEIAYFLGCIMNNRYPGIEKATRQLFDALDIELKDMEGASCCPAPGVFGSFDEKTWASIAARNLSIAEDMGMDIMTECNGCFGSLTECNHMLKENAEKKDEINEVLSEVGKEFKGTTEVKHFAQILRDDVGYEKLASLIEKPLDLNVAVHYGCHFLKPTDEIGIEDQAENPSILDDLVEITGAKSVPYKDKMMCCGAGGGLRARDLDVTLSYTKEKLDHMTEAGVDAIVNVCPFCHLQFDQGQTEVNEKYGTDFALPVFHLAQLYGLAMGLSADELTLDVQAIDAAPALAKALGENAK, from the coding sequence ATGGAAATTGCATATTTCTTAGGTTGTATTATGAACAACCGTTACCCTGGTATTGAAAAAGCAACCAGACAATTATTTGACGCATTAGATATTGAATTAAAAGACATGGAAGGAGCATCTTGTTGTCCTGCTCCTGGTGTATTTGGTTCTTTTGATGAAAAAACATGGGCTTCCATTGCAGCTCGTAACTTATCCATTGCAGAAGACATGGGAATGGATATTATGACTGAATGTAATGGTTGTTTTGGTTCTTTAACTGAATGTAATCACATGTTAAAAGAAAATGCTGAGAAAAAAGATGAAATTAATGAAGTTTTATCTGAAGTTGGTAAAGAATTCAAAGGAACTACTGAAGTAAAACACTTTGCACAAATCTTAAGAGATGATGTAGGATATGAAAAATTAGCATCCCTTATTGAAAAACCTTTAGATTTAAACGTTGCTGTTCATTATGGATGCCACTTCTTAAAACCAACTGATGAAATTGGTATTGAAGATCAAGCAGAAAACCCATCTATCTTAGATGACTTAGTAGAAATCACTGGTGCTAAATCTGTACCTTACAAAGACAAAATGATGTGCTGTGGTGCAGGTGGAGGATTAAGAGCTAGAGATCTTGATGTAACTTTAAGTTACACTAAAGAAAAACTCGACCACATGACTGAAGCTGGTGTAGATGCTATTGTTAATGTATGTCCATTCTGTCACTTACAATTTGACCAAGGTCAAACTGAAGTAAATGAAAAATACGGAACTGACTTTGCATTACCTGTTTTCCACTTAGCTCAATTATACGGATTAGCTATGGGATTATCAGCTGATGAATTAACTTTAGATGTACAAGCTATTGATGCAGCTCCTGCTTTAGCTAAAGCATTAGGTGAAAACGCTAAATAA
- a CDS encoding radical SAM protein, translated as MIYEKNTFQKNHKKVDLRFGLVYPNIYKTAMSSLGYQILYNLINERNDTWCERIIYPNTNSIESNNPMKNFDIISFSLQFEEDYFHVLKMLRQSKIPLKREDRTENDPLIIAGGPCATANPMPLSNYIDVFIIGEGEAIINKFLDKYLENKNLENFLDIQGVYLPKFDNNTKIALVKSMDEAYHVTQPIITKTDDEEYKTVFSDSIMLNVSRGCTRGCRFCMSSYLYRPLRETKIELLTKIALKTRENTGLNKITLIGAAVGDYYDLEGLTKSLEQKGFQIATPSLRIDSLSKQTLETLKKSGLKSLTIAPESIFSLRKSINKNISDEKIFSVIKNAVELNFNIKLYFLIGIPHETKEDIKELANYIEKIAKMHKSKKYIKFSINPVIPKPQSPLQWEEYNFKDIKSKTRFLKKKLKKYNVKFESPKKGMIQYILSCGNKDIGDIIEKSLTKEVTLREWQNYLPHYNLDEDLPWSKIDIGIKSSFLKTENRRLQTKKQTPWCGNSPCYKCGPCN; from the coding sequence ATGATTTATGAAAAAAATACTTTCCAAAAAAACCATAAAAAAGTGGATTTAAGATTTGGACTTGTATATCCCAATATTTACAAAACAGCTATGTCATCATTAGGATATCAAATATTATATAACTTAATTAATGAGAGAAATGACACTTGGTGTGAAAGAATCATTTATCCAAATACAAACTCTATTGAATCAAACAACCCTATGAAAAATTTTGATATAATCAGTTTTTCATTACAATTTGAAGAAGATTATTTTCATGTTTTAAAAATGCTTAGACAATCAAAAATTCCTTTAAAAAGAGAAGATAGAACTGAAAATGACCCCTTGATAATTGCAGGAGGACCTTGTGCAACTGCCAACCCAATGCCTTTGTCTAATTATATTGATGTATTTATAATTGGAGAAGGTGAAGCTATTATAAATAAATTTTTAGACAAATATTTAGAAAATAAAAATTTAGAAAATTTCTTAGATATACAAGGAGTATACCTCCCCAAATTTGATAATAATACCAAAATAGCACTTGTAAAAAGTATGGATGAAGCATACCATGTAACACAACCAATTATAACAAAAACTGATGATGAAGAATATAAAACAGTTTTTAGTGATTCAATTATGTTAAATGTTTCAAGAGGATGTACAAGAGGATGTAGATTTTGCATGTCCAGTTATCTTTATAGACCTTTAAGAGAAACAAAAATAGAATTATTAACAAAAATTGCTCTTAAAACACGTGAAAATACTGGGTTAAATAAAATAACATTAATTGGTGCTGCTGTTGGAGATTATTATGATTTAGAAGGACTTACAAAATCTCTTGAACAAAAAGGTTTTCAAATAGCTACACCATCACTCCGTATAGATTCACTTAGCAAACAAACTTTAGAAACATTGAAAAAAAGTGGTTTAAAAAGTCTCACAATAGCTCCAGAATCTATTTTTAGTCTACGTAAAAGTATAAATAAAAATATTTCTGATGAAAAAATATTTTCAGTGATAAAAAATGCAGTAGAACTTAACTTTAATATTAAATTATATTTTTTAATTGGAATCCCTCATGAAACTAAAGAAGATATAAAAGAATTAGCTAATTATATTGAAAAAATAGCAAAAATGCATAAAAGTAAAAAATATATAAAGTTTAGTATTAATCCAGTTATACCTAAACCTCAATCACCATTACAATGGGAAGAATATAATTTTAAAGATATTAAATCTAAAACCAGATTCCTTAAAAAGAAATTAAAGAAATATAATGTTAAGTTCGAAAGTCCTAAAAAAGGAATGATTCAATATATATTATCTTGTGGAAATAAAGATATTGGAGACATTATCGAAAAATCATTAACTAAAGAGGTTACTCTAAGAGAATGGCAAAACTATTTACCACATTATAATTTAGATGAAGATTTACCTTGGTCAAAAATTGATATTGGAATTAAAAGTAGTTTTTTAAAAACTGAAAACAGAAGATTGCAAACAAAAAAGCAAACACCCTGGTGTGGAAATTCACCTTGTTATAAATGTGGACCTTGTAACTAG
- a CDS encoding Ig-like domain-containing protein encodes MGSVCATDLNNASDIENSKLIQDNQLSYKNLEVSSNGSISEDYSYNYDSDIYYSDSGIIESHSNVNYEDSDIIESQQNSNSAVISDSQSSVLNTTLVGNDTTLYYHNGTSFKVILSDITGKPLANQTITFVINGVQYNRTTGSDGVASIKINLDAGKYDITAKYAGSTLYGNSSTKNLVEVLSTISANNVVKFYKNGTQYYAKFIDGNGNPLINTTVNFNINGVFYKRVTNGSGVARLNINLLPGSYILTAIHTNGEKYANNITVLSTINSDSIIKYFRNNTQYYATFYDYAGNPLINTTVRFNINGVFYDRVTNGGGVARLNINLLPGSYILTAYNPTTSEEHGYNITVLSTLFTENVNMYCRDGTKFTVNVIDGQGRPLVNATVRFNINGVFYERVTDANGTARLNINLDPNTYIITSEYNGLKIANNIKVIKSSTTLIGEDTYLIVNTATNYTVTLVDIKGNPLSSKTVYFTYNNIKVSVTTDKNGKATTSFSNLGIGNYNVTYGFDGDVGYNASKSSSIIHIINSTSILTGKDLNAIYNETAKFNVTLTDLNGKPLVNKTITFSINGMTYERMTDSKGVASLNINLNPGNYVISYTYSKKGSMDYNEGSNNVVVAKQTLNIKAKDLVMLPGDGSTFDVAITDKYGNLMKGIAVLFTVSGVKYTRVTDGSGIARLNINLNVGYYDISYAINSTFYQGSGSNKILVNGTILTADDITFNVGSTGNFLVKLTDAKGNPIKGATIKVSYNGITDSALTNNDGIATITIKSLEKGDYTISYYYYPEKGGNYSNSGQAHIHVSGTISIKNMIEASNNVKTYIEAYSKLPDHVLINGNNYTIAQFLYLAAVASIKINAGDLSDLSYKDVFNPSNYSKTGNLGNLADYISVAQSIVNYVNTNGKAPESVSSSVGTITFDGLVYAFSRVVAFYGSNDIMPAYVTIKSIESASSQFTINSVNVLAKENELANINAYLQPTKNCQSDDPAIIALAQKLTAGLITPTQKAEAIHNYVRDHYSYLSHYDTWYSAKDMLSRTSGNCCDQTQIIVALFRAADLPARYVHGKCTFSSGQIGHVWAQVLIGDTWVVADPISTRNSLGVINNWNINTFTLNGYYISLPF; translated from the coding sequence TTGGGATCAGTATGTGCAACAGATTTAAATAATGCTTCAGATATCGAAAATTCAAAATTAATACAAGATAATCAATTATCTTATAAAAATTTAGAAGTTTCTAGTAATGGATCTATCTCAGAAGATTATTCTTATAATTATGATTCTGATATTTATTATTCTGATAGTGGAATAATTGAATCTCATAGTAATGTTAATTATGAGGATAGTGATATTATAGAATCACAACAAAATTCTAATAGTGCTGTTATTTCTGATTCTCAAAGTTCTGTTTTAAATACTACATTAGTTGGTAATGATACAACTTTGTATTATCATAATGGTACTTCTTTTAAAGTAATATTATCTGATATAACTGGTAAACCATTAGCTAATCAGACCATAACTTTTGTAATTAATGGTGTACAGTATAATCGTACTACTGGTAGTGATGGTGTTGCATCTATTAAAATTAATTTAGATGCTGGTAAATATGATATTACTGCAAAGTATGCAGGATCTACATTGTATGGAAATTCTTCAACTAAAAACTTAGTGGAAGTATTATCTACAATATCTGCAAATAATGTTGTGAAATTTTATAAAAATGGTACTCAATATTATGCGAAATTTATTGATGGAAACGGAAACCCATTAATTAATACTACGGTTAATTTTAATATTAATGGTGTATTTTATAAGCGTGTTACTAATGGTAGTGGTGTAGCTAGATTGAATATTAACTTGCTTCCAGGTAGTTATATATTAACTGCTATACATACTAATGGTGAAAAATATGCAAACAACATAACTGTATTATCCACGATTAATAGTGATAGTATAATTAAGTATTTTAGAAATAATACTCAGTATTATGCAACTTTCTATGATTATGCAGGTAATCCATTAATTAATACTACTGTTAGATTTAATATTAATGGTGTATTCTATGATCGTGTTACTAATGGTGGTGGTGTAGCTAGATTGAATATTAACTTGCTTCCAGGTAGTTATATATTAACTGCTTATAATCCTACTACTAGTGAAGAACATGGTTATAATATCACTGTTTTATCTACATTATTTACTGAAAATGTAAATATGTATTGTAGAGATGGTACTAAATTCACTGTAAATGTAATTGATGGTCAAGGTAGACCTTTAGTTAATGCAACTGTTAGATTTAATATTAATGGTGTATTTTATGAGAGGGTTACTGATGCTAATGGTACTGCAAGATTAAATATTAATTTAGATCCTAATACTTATATTATTACAAGTGAGTATAATGGTCTTAAAATAGCTAATAATATTAAAGTTATTAAATCTAGCACTACTTTAATTGGTGAAGATACATATCTTATTGTAAATACTGCTACTAATTATACTGTAACATTAGTTGATATAAAAGGAAATCCATTAAGCTCTAAAACAGTTTACTTTACATATAATAATATTAAAGTATCTGTGACTACTGATAAAAATGGAAAGGCTACTACTTCCTTTTCTAATTTGGGTATTGGTAATTATAATGTAACTTATGGATTTGATGGTGATGTAGGTTATAATGCTTCTAAGTCTAGTAGTATAATCCATATTATAAATTCAACTAGTATATTGACTGGTAAAGATTTAAATGCAATTTATAATGAAACTGCTAAATTTAATGTTACATTAACAGATTTAAATGGGAAACCTTTAGTCAATAAAACTATTACTTTCTCAATTAATGGTATGACTTATGAACGTATGACTGATTCTAAAGGTGTAGCGAGTTTAAATATTAATTTAAATCCAGGTAATTATGTAATTTCATATACTTATTCTAAAAAAGGGTCTATGGATTATAATGAAGGATCAAACAATGTGGTTGTTGCTAAACAAACTTTAAATATTAAAGCAAAAGATTTAGTAATGTTGCCAGGAGATGGTTCTACTTTTGATGTTGCAATTACTGATAAGTATGGAAACCTCATGAAAGGCATTGCTGTTCTATTTACTGTATCTGGAGTTAAATATACTAGAGTTACTGATGGATCAGGTATAGCTAGATTAAATATTAATCTTAATGTAGGTTATTATGATATATCTTATGCAATTAATAGTACTTTTTACCAAGGTTCTGGATCAAATAAGATTTTGGTAAATGGAACTATACTTACTGCAGATGATATTACGTTTAATGTAGGAAGTACTGGTAATTTCTTAGTTAAATTAACTGATGCTAAGGGTAATCCAATAAAAGGAGCAACTATTAAAGTTTCTTATAATGGTATTACTGATAGTGCTTTAACTAATAATGATGGTATAGCTACAATAACTATAAAATCTTTAGAAAAAGGAGATTATACTATATCTTATTATTACTATCCTGAAAAAGGAGGCAATTATTCAAATAGTGGTCAAGCACATATACATGTTTCAGGAACTATTTCAATTAAGAATATGATTGAAGCATCAAATAATGTAAAAACTTATATTGAAGCATATTCTAAATTACCGGATCATGTTTTAATAAATGGTAATAATTATACCATAGCACAATTTTTATATCTTGCAGCTGTAGCAAGTATAAAAATAAATGCTGGTGATTTAAGTGATTTAAGTTATAAAGATGTTTTTAATCCATCTAATTATTCTAAAACTGGTAATTTAGGTAATTTGGCAGATTATATTAGTGTTGCACAATCTATTGTGAATTATGTAAATACTAATGGCAAAGCTCCAGAATCCGTATCTTCCAGTGTTGGAACTATAACTTTTGATGGTTTGGTTTATGCATTTAGTCGTGTAGTTGCATTTTATGGGTCTAATGATATAATGCCTGCTTATGTAACTATTAAATCAATTGAATCTGCTTCATCACAATTTACAATAAATAGTGTTAATGTATTGGCTAAGGAAAATGAATTAGCAAATATTAATGCTTATTTACAACCTACAAAGAATTGTCAATCTGATGATCCAGCAATTATTGCTTTAGCTCAAAAATTAACTGCAGGTTTAATAACTCCTACGCAAAAAGCTGAAGCAATACATAATTATGTAAGAGACCATTATAGTTATCTTAGTCATTATGATACTTGGTATAGTGCTAAGGACATGTTAAGTAGAACTTCAGGTAATTGTTGTGATCAAACACAAATTATTGTTGCATTATTTAGGGCTGCTGATCTTCCAGCAAGATATGTTCATGGAAAATGTACTTTTTCAAGTGGGCAAATAGGACATGTTTGGGCTCAAGTTTTAATCGGTGATACTTGGGTTGTTGCTGATCCTATAAGTACTAGAAACTCATTAGGTGTAATAAATAATTGGAATATTAACACATTTACTTTAAATGGTTATTATATTTCTTTACCATTCTAA
- a CDS encoding pyridoxal phosphate-dependent aminotransferase: protein MINPAKRTKSIELSQIRKMFEITNPNAINLGIGEPDFDVPQNIKLAMEQSIKNNETHYTPNKGYIELREAITQKFKKDNNIHTNPENIIVTSGASEALYMCAQAFIEKNDEVILPDPSFLSYEACIKLADGNIVGVNCEMENEFKLKANDVQNKITKNTKAIILNSPSNPTGAVMDKEDIKAIADLSMDHDFLIISDEIYEKIIYDRKHYSPAKYSDNVITINGFSKTYAMTGLRIGYVNANEEYLEELLKIHQYNIACANSTAQRGACEALTGPQDTVNQMVNEFKKRRDLIVSRLNEIGYETVNAQGAFYVFPKIENSEEFVKKAANDGVITVPGAAFGHNGENHVRMSYANSYENISKAMDILEKGAN, encoded by the coding sequence ATGATAAATCCTGCAAAAAGAACAAAATCAATAGAATTATCTCAAATAAGAAAAATGTTCGAAATTACAAATCCTAATGCTATAAACTTAGGAATTGGAGAACCTGACTTTGATGTTCCTCAAAATATAAAATTAGCAATGGAACAATCAATAAAAAATAATGAAACACATTATACTCCCAATAAAGGTTACATTGAGTTAAGAGAAGCCATTACTCAAAAGTTTAAAAAGGATAATAATATACATACAAACCCTGAAAACATAATTGTAACATCAGGAGCTAGTGAAGCATTATACATGTGTGCACAAGCATTTATTGAAAAAAATGATGAAGTAATTTTGCCAGATCCAAGTTTTTTATCCTACGAAGCATGTATAAAACTAGCTGACGGAAATATTGTAGGAGTTAATTGTGAAATGGAAAATGAATTTAAATTAAAAGCAAATGATGTTCAAAACAAAATAACCAAAAACACAAAAGCAATAATATTAAATTCACCATCTAATCCAACAGGTGCCGTAATGGATAAAGAAGATATAAAAGCTATTGCAGATTTATCAATGGATCATGATTTTTTAATAATATCTGATGAAATATATGAAAAAATTATTTATGACAGAAAACATTATTCCCCTGCTAAATACAGTGATAATGTAATTACAATAAATGGATTTTCAAAAACATATGCTATGACTGGTCTTAGAATAGGCTATGTAAATGCAAATGAAGAATATTTAGAAGAATTACTTAAAATCCACCAATATAATATTGCATGTGCAAACTCAACAGCTCAAAGAGGAGCATGTGAAGCTTTAACTGGACCTCAAGATACGGTTAATCAAATGGTTAATGAATTTAAAAAGAGAAGAGATTTAATTGTATCTAGATTAAATGAAATCGGGTATGAAACTGTAAATGCTCAAGGTGCATTTTATGTTTTCCCAAAAATTGAGAATTCTGAAGAATTTGTTAAAAAAGCAGCTAATGATGGAGTTATAACTGTACCTGGAGCTGCATTTGGACACAATGGTGAAAATCATGTGCGAATGTCTTATGCAAATTCATATGAAAATATATCTAAAGCTATGGATATTTTAGAAAAAGGGGCTAATTAA
- a CDS encoding metallophosphoesterase, producing the protein MKILVISDVHGEDNENLYRYLNNNDIDIVLITGDITNFGPLEFVDEFIGKILDCGCEVMAVPGNCDPAGICKAIRESDAICLHNNILSFDNVVLFGYGGSNPTPFDTPGEIQDNKIYGDVYELLANYDFVANDEVPKVKILVTHAPPYNTDADLTESGDHVGSQGILKSIHEFQPQINVCGHIHEAKSISKIGNVTDVANPGMLKDNGAILISVDENADYTINLIYLNE; encoded by the coding sequence ATGAAAATTTTAGTAATAAGTGATGTTCACGGTGAAGATAACGAAAATTTATACAGATATCTTAATAATAATGATATTGATATAGTTTTAATTACTGGGGATATTACTAATTTTGGTCCTTTGGAATTTGTTGATGAATTTATTGGTAAAATACTTGATTGTGGCTGTGAAGTAATGGCAGTTCCAGGTAATTGTGATCCTGCAGGAATTTGTAAAGCTATTAGAGAATCAGATGCAATCTGTTTACATAATAATATTTTATCTTTTGATAATGTTGTTTTATTTGGATATGGTGGTTCTAATCCTACACCATTTGACACTCCTGGAGAAATTCAGGATAATAAAATTTATGGTGATGTATATGAATTATTAGCTAATTATGATTTTGTAGCTAATGATGAGGTGCCTAAGGTGAAAATATTAGTTACTCATGCTCCTCCATATAATACAGATGCGGATTTAACTGAGAGTGGGGATCATGTAGGTAGTCAAGGAATTTTAAAATCTATACATGAATTCCAACCTCAAATTAATGTTTGTGGTCATATTCATGAAGCAAAATCAATTAGTAAAATTGGAAATGTTACCGATGTAGCTAATCCTGGAATGCTTAAGGATAATGGTGCAATTTTGATTAGTGTTGATGAAAACGCTGATTATACAATTAATTTGATATATTTAAATGAGTAA
- a CDS encoding DUF749 domain-containing protein, whose translation MFIATLDGIFKYPDIPKEYEPYVQFKATIEKREVKDGDDLAILSISGTDSHHVLFLDSYDNVREIEKELKDADAKINHTTLKIIGGHL comes from the coding sequence ATGTTTATAGCAACATTAGATGGTATATTTAAATATCCGGATATTCCTAAAGAATATGAACCTTATGTACAATTTAAAGCAACTATTGAGAAAAGAGAAGTAAAAGATGGTGATGATTTAGCAATATTAAGTATTTCTGGTACTGATAGTCATCATGTATTATTTTTAGATTCTTATGATAATGTTAGGGAGATTGAAAAAGAATTAAAAGATGCTGATGCTAAAATTAATCATACTACTTTAAAAATTATAGGTGGACATTTATGA
- a CDS encoding 2-phosphoglycerate kinase, whose product MIMIKGAVGKKKYKEPFSKGIMARSLYITDLGHDKSYEIAASIENKLLEENISEISIEDLANFVTNYLRDYVDPVLADKYSKWRNVRKSKEPLIILIGGASGVGTSSMAFELASRLGLKNLISTDMIREVMRKIVSKELSPVIHKSSFNAYESIRTPLLGHDPVVEGFINHVDVVNVGVEAIIERALKEGISIIIEGVHIVPGFIKQDLIRKSNVILFTLIVEDEEMHKSRFYSRCRQPWVKRSLDNYLNNFHLIRKTQSFMITQAVKYDSKIIDNVDVTCTIDVMINDIIKKYGGS is encoded by the coding sequence ATGATTATGATTAAAGGTGCTGTTGGTAAAAAGAAGTATAAAGAACCTTTTTCAAAGGGAATCATGGCTAGATCATTATATATCACTGATTTAGGCCATGACAAGTCTTATGAGATAGCAGCTTCTATTGAAAATAAACTTCTTGAAGAGAATATTTCTGAAATTTCTATTGAAGATTTAGCTAATTTTGTAACTAATTATTTGAGAGACTATGTTGATCCAGTTCTTGCAGATAAATATAGTAAATGGAGAAATGTTAGAAAATCAAAAGAACCACTTATTATATTAATTGGTGGTGCATCAGGTGTTGGAACTTCATCTATGGCATTTGAATTAGCTAGTCGCTTAGGACTAAAAAACTTGATTAGTACAGATATGATACGTGAAGTTATGCGTAAAATAGTTTCTAAAGAATTAAGTCCAGTTATTCATAAATCTAGTTTCAATGCATATGAAAGTATTAGAACACCTCTTTTAGGACATGATCCTGTTGTTGAAGGTTTTATTAATCATGTCGATGTTGTGAATGTAGGTGTTGAGGCGATTATTGAAAGAGCATTAAAGGAAGGAATCAGTATTATTATTGAGGGTGTTCATATTGTTCCGGGATTCATAAAACAAGACCTTATACGTAAATCTAATGTGATTTTGTTCACATTAATTGTTGAAGATGAAGAAATGCATAAATCTAGATTTTATTCAAGATGTAGACAACCATGGGTTAAACGATCACTTGATAATTATTTAAATAATTTTCATTTAATTCGAAAAACTCAATCTTTTATGATTACTCAGGCAGTAAAATATGACTCAAAAATTATTGATAATGTTGATGTAACATGTACTATTGATGTAATGATTAATGATATTATTAAAAAATATGGAGGAAGTTAA
- a CDS encoding cation diffusion facilitator family transporter has translation MDEYRTKGGAKAAIVGISSNIFLTIFNIIIGVTSGSYALISEGAHTLSDVATSIIAYLGFRIGQKPADEDHPLGHGRAEAIAGLVIVLFLTMVAYEIMSGAIYKILNPKLITTPSYFAAIMALIGIGVNICISRYIINLGKKIRSPAIVADGNHQKVDIFSSVAILVGVLASNSGYPLIDPIIGLIIGLFVLKTAYTIGKENIDNIMGKLPSKQLIKDIENAAVKTPQVQGAHNIKVEYLGSYSIVSLHIELNENMTLKESHKIVHKAQRNVLKKVPLVKSVTIHACPAGIEYNHNQEIDE, from the coding sequence ATGGATGAATATAGAACTAAAGGTGGGGCAAAAGCTGCAATTGTAGGTATAAGTTCAAATATTTTCCTAACTATTTTCAATATTATAATTGGAGTGACTTCTGGAAGTTATGCATTAATTTCTGAAGGAGCACATACTCTTTCAGATGTTGCAACTTCCATAATTGCATACCTTGGATTTCGGATAGGTCAAAAACCTGCAGATGAAGACCATCCACTAGGACATGGTCGTGCTGAAGCAATTGCAGGTCTTGTAATTGTATTATTTTTAACTATGGTAGCATATGAAATTATGAGTGGAGCTATATACAAAATACTCAATCCAAAACTTATAACAACACCAAGTTATTTTGCAGCAATTATGGCATTAATTGGAATTGGTGTTAATATTTGTATAAGTAGATATATTATAAATCTTGGGAAAAAAATAAGAAGTCCTGCAATTGTAGCTGATGGAAATCATCAAAAAGTAGATATTTTTTCATCAGTAGCTATTTTAGTTGGTGTTTTAGCATCAAATAGTGGGTATCCATTAATAGACCCAATAATAGGTTTAATTATAGGATTATTTGTTTTAAAAACAGCATACACCATTGGAAAAGAAAATATTGACAATATTATGGGAAAACTTCCATCAAAACAATTAATAAAAGATATAGAAAATGCTGCAGTCAAAACTCCCCAAGTACAAGGAGCACACAATATTAAAGTTGAATACTTAGGCTCATATTCTATTGTTTCATTACATATTGAACTTAATGAAAATATGACATTAAAAGAATCCCATAAAATAGTACATAAAGCTCAAAGAAATGTCCTTAAAAAAGTCCCATTAGTAAAATCAGTAACAATCCATGCATGTCCTGCAGGAATAGAATATAACCATAATCAAGAAATAGATGAATAA